The following coding sequences are from one Streptomyces venezuelae window:
- a CDS encoding aldo/keto reductase family oxidoreductase, giving the protein MTEETDVFAGRPLYGCMGLGGTWDDAPYTAADIAHAEAAVEAALDIGITVFDHADIYRRGKSEAVFGELLGRAAGLRERIVLQTKCGIRQADGRRPGMYDLRSGHIVRCVEESLTRLRTDVIDVLLLHRPDPLADPQDTAKALASLHVQGLVRRFGVSNMSAAQIKELQDHLDLPLVADQLEMGLGSRDWVEAGVLVNTPAAAENGFPHGTVEYCRARGIQLQAWGALAQGRYTGPPGTAGPLDAPAAELVADLAERRRTTPETILLWWLQRHPARIAPVIGTSRPERIRACRDAVVREPELTHEEWYELWVAARGGPLP; this is encoded by the coding sequence ATGACTGAGGAGACCGACGTATTCGCCGGGCGGCCGCTGTACGGGTGCATGGGGCTCGGCGGCACCTGGGACGACGCCCCGTACACCGCAGCGGACATCGCCCACGCCGAGGCCGCCGTGGAGGCCGCGCTGGACATCGGCATCACGGTGTTCGACCACGCCGACATCTACCGGCGCGGCAAGTCGGAGGCGGTCTTCGGCGAGCTGCTCGGCAGGGCGGCCGGGCTACGGGAGCGGATCGTCCTGCAGACCAAGTGCGGCATCCGGCAGGCCGACGGGCGCCGTCCCGGCATGTACGACCTGAGGTCCGGGCACATCGTTCGGTGCGTCGAGGAGAGCCTCACCCGGCTGCGGACCGACGTGATCGACGTACTGCTTCTGCACCGGCCCGATCCGCTGGCGGACCCTCAGGACACCGCGAAGGCACTGGCCTCGCTGCACGTGCAGGGGCTCGTGCGCCGCTTCGGCGTGTCCAACATGAGCGCCGCGCAGATCAAGGAGCTCCAGGACCATCTCGACCTGCCGCTGGTCGCCGACCAGCTGGAGATGGGCCTCGGCAGCCGGGACTGGGTCGAGGCGGGCGTCCTCGTGAACACGCCGGCGGCAGCGGAGAACGGCTTTCCGCACGGGACCGTCGAGTACTGCCGGGCGCGCGGCATCCAGCTCCAGGCGTGGGGCGCTCTCGCCCAGGGCCGCTACACCGGCCCCCCGGGCACGGCCGGCCCCCTGGACGCGCCGGCCGCCGAGCTCGTCGCCGACCTGGCCGAGCGCAGACGGACGACCCCGGAGACGATCCTGCTGTGGTGGCTCCAGCGGCATCCGGCCCGTATCGCGCCGGTCATCGGCACCAGCCGTCCCGAGCGCATCCGCGCCTGCCGTGACGCCGTCGTCCGGGAACCCGAACTCACGCACGAGGAGTGGTACGAGCTGTGGGTCGCCGCCCGCGGAGGCCCCCTGCCCTGA
- a CDS encoding MSMEG_6728 family protein, whose translation MQTFLPYPEFTRSAAALDQARLGKQRVEALQVLRGLTVPGYGWRHHPAVRMWTGYEEALVRYGLDVCAVWVAEGRTDTCATTLVTDFTRHRPGTAVRPQEELADEGELPPWLGDPAFHLSHQSALVRKAPEVYAPLFPGVPDDLPYVWPSSDRSAA comes from the coding sequence GTGCAGACCTTCCTCCCGTACCCCGAATTCACGCGGTCCGCCGCGGCCCTCGACCAGGCCCGCCTGGGCAAACAGCGCGTCGAGGCCCTGCAAGTGCTGCGCGGTCTGACCGTGCCCGGCTACGGCTGGCGGCACCATCCCGCGGTCCGCATGTGGACCGGTTACGAGGAGGCCCTCGTCCGCTACGGCCTCGACGTGTGCGCGGTGTGGGTGGCGGAGGGCCGCACCGACACCTGCGCCACCACGCTGGTCACCGACTTCACCCGGCACCGCCCCGGCACCGCCGTGCGTCCTCAGGAGGAGCTCGCCGACGAGGGCGAGCTGCCGCCCTGGCTCGGCGACCCCGCCTTCCACCTCAGCCATCAGTCGGCGCTGGTGCGCAAGGCGCCGGAGGTCTACGCCCCGCTCTTCCCCGGCGTCCCCGACGACCTGCCCTACGTGTGGCCGTCCTCCGACCGGTCCGCCGCGTAG
- a CDS encoding STAS domain-containing protein: protein MADTPNPRRHGRQNPQTRQTGHGRLSVVRSAVDGVRIVALHGEIDHAVKDEFSQALIPEDGAPPPRTVVDLSDVTFMDSSGINVFITAYHTVKHAQGWLRIAAPRESVLRVIQLIGLDAVIPCHPTLEQARTA, encoded by the coding sequence GTGGCCGACACCCCGAACCCCCGCCGACACGGCAGGCAGAACCCACAGACCAGGCAGACCGGGCACGGTCGGCTCTCCGTCGTCCGCTCCGCCGTCGACGGCGTCCGCATCGTCGCCCTGCACGGCGAGATCGACCACGCCGTCAAGGACGAGTTCAGTCAGGCACTGATCCCCGAGGACGGCGCGCCGCCGCCCCGGACCGTCGTCGACCTCAGCGACGTGACGTTCATGGACTCAAGCGGCATCAACGTCTTCATCACCGCGTACCACACCGTCAAGCACGCACAGGGGTGGCTGCGGATCGCCGCCCCCCGCGAGTCCGTGCTGCGCGTCATCCAGCTCATCGGCCTCGACGCCGTCATCCCCTGCCACCCCACACTCGAACAGGCTAGGACCGCCTGA